One window of the Leptotrichia massiliensis genome contains the following:
- a CDS encoding chorismate mutase, which produces MDINKILDLGEIRERIDKLDKQLVELLEERLYIVQEVAQFKKNTGKKIFDEEREKEVVKKNLERVKNKELNHYIELILKDIMNSSKEYQKFKIGISTKYVNDLELENKKLGYTGVPGSYAYEVLMNLLKNNKNSNFSSIEENKNIFHFNSHKDLVEAVHTNQIDLAILPIENSIVGEVRDSIDLINTKNIHIIGEVRHKISHNLLGVKGSKIEDIKNVYSHEQAFMQCSEFLSKQEWHLNRMTNTAISGKYIESKNQKENACIANMKTKEMYDLELLKQNINNEEENYTRFFVISNESIVIDGSDKISIVTSAKNESGALIELLQIFYKYGLNMVNLKSRPRVNKPWEYYFYIDFEGNMADENVKMALEEMREKSNYLQILGNYKLYNLKI; this is translated from the coding sequence ATGGATATAAATAAAATTTTGGATTTAGGAGAAATTCGAGAAAGAATAGACAAACTGGATAAACAGCTTGTAGAATTACTTGAGGAAAGACTGTATATTGTACAGGAAGTGGCACAATTTAAAAAAAATACTGGAAAGAAAATTTTTGATGAGGAAAGGGAAAAGGAAGTTGTTAAAAAGAATCTGGAAAGAGTTAAAAATAAGGAGCTAAATCATTATATTGAACTTATTTTAAAAGATATTATGAATTCCAGCAAAGAGTACCAAAAGTTTAAAATTGGGATTTCTACTAAATATGTGAATGATTTGGAATTGGAAAATAAAAAACTGGGATATACTGGAGTACCAGGTTCTTATGCTTACGAAGTGCTTATGAACTTGCTCAAAAATAACAAAAATTCAAATTTTTCCAGTATTGAAGAAAATAAAAATATTTTTCATTTTAATTCACACAAGGATTTAGTAGAAGCTGTGCATACTAATCAAATTGATCTTGCAATATTGCCGATAGAAAATTCTATTGTTGGAGAAGTGCGGGACAGCATTGACTTGATAAATACAAAAAATATCCACATAATCGGAGAAGTCAGACATAAGATTTCACACAACTTGCTTGGTGTAAAAGGAAGCAAAATCGAAGATATAAAGAATGTTTATTCTCACGAACAGGCTTTTATGCAATGTTCAGAATTTTTATCAAAGCAAGAGTGGCATCTTAATCGAATGACAAATACTGCAATTAGCGGAAAATATATTGAGTCAAAAAACCAAAAGGAAAACGCCTGTATTGCAAATATGAAAACAAAAGAAATGTACGATTTAGAACTATTGAAACAAAATATCAATAACGAAGAGGAAAATTATACAAGATTTTTTGTGATTTCAAATGAGAGCATTGTAATTGACGGAAGTGATAAAATTAGCATTGTAACGAGTGCAAAGAATGAATCAGGGGCTTTGATAGAGTTACTGCAGATATTTTATAAATATGGGCTCAATATGGTAAATCTAAAATCACGTCCGAGAGTGAATAAACCTTGGGAATATTATTTTTATATCGATTTTGAAGGTAATATGGCTGACGAGAATGTAAAAATGGCACTTGAGGAAATGAGAGAAAAATCAAATTACTTACAAATTTTGGGAAATTACAAATTATATAATTTGAAAATATAA
- the aroE gene encoding shikimate dehydrogenase: MEKYGLLGEKLGHSYSKEIHEIFFELTGKKAIYKMIEREIDEIEELLESVRNGEFNGINVTIPYKLEVIKYLDEVSETAKKIGAVNTITLRDGKLIGDNSDYFGFLKTLELNDIDVNGKKVLVLGTGGASKAIYAGLIDSGAENVYLATIIENDPFKTRTQDRLIHYSTISSLRDIELIVNCTPVGMYPAIDNCPLEKKNLINTNAVVDIVYNPEETVLMRKYKLKGIKVANGLTMLISQAIKSEEIWHNEEYGSEILKEIHKKLSKKLYK, from the coding sequence ATGGAAAAATATGGATTATTAGGGGAAAAATTGGGACATAGTTATTCAAAAGAAATTCATGAAATCTTTTTTGAGCTGACTGGGAAAAAGGCTATTTATAAAATGATTGAAAGGGAGATTGATGAAATTGAAGAATTACTGGAAAGTGTGAGAAATGGAGAATTTAATGGGATTAATGTTACAATTCCGTATAAACTGGAAGTTATTAAATATTTGGATGAAGTATCAGAAACTGCTAAGAAGATTGGTGCAGTAAACACGATAACATTAAGGGATGGAAAATTGATTGGAGATAACTCTGATTACTTTGGATTTTTGAAAACGCTGGAATTAAATGACATTGATGTGAATGGTAAAAAAGTGCTTGTGCTTGGAACTGGAGGAGCTTCAAAAGCTATTTACGCTGGATTAATTGACAGTGGCGCAGAAAATGTTTATCTTGCTACAATTATTGAAAATGACCCATTTAAAACTAGAACACAGGATAGATTAATTCATTATTCAACAATTTCATCATTACGGGATATTGAATTAATTGTAAACTGTACTCCAGTCGGAATGTATCCAGCTATTGACAATTGTCCTCTTGAGAAAAAAAATTTGATTAATACGAATGCAGTGGTAGACATTGTCTATAACCCAGAAGAAACTGTACTTATGAGAAAGTACAAGTTAAAGGGCATAAAAGTTGCAAATGGACTTACGATGCTTATTTCACAAGCAATAAAGTCTGAAGAAATTTGGCATAATGAAGAATATGGATCAGAAATTTTAAAAGAAATTCATAAAAAATTATCAAAAAAATTATATAAATAA
- a CDS encoding pseudouridine synthase encodes MRLDKFLANSGIGTRKEVKEILKNKKISVNDAFVKDGKIQIDEEKDIVKYEDNIIYYKPFVYIMMNKPAGVISATEDNHHKTVIGLLNDEYRTYDIFPVGRLDIDTEGLLLLTNDGILSHNLLSPKKHVDKKYYVKIANPLTEEDIKTLENGIKLEENFITKNAKVKIICNNSENNEYLAYITISEGKFHQVKRMFKAVNNEVLYLKRMKMGNLLLDENLKLGEYRELTAEELDSLKV; translated from the coding sequence ATGAGATTGGATAAATTTTTGGCAAATTCAGGAATTGGAACAAGGAAAGAAGTCAAGGAAATACTGAAAAATAAGAAAATAAGTGTTAATGATGCTTTTGTAAAAGATGGAAAAATTCAGATTGATGAAGAAAAAGATATTGTAAAATATGAAGATAACATTATTTATTACAAGCCATTTGTCTACATTATGATGAATAAGCCCGCTGGAGTGATTTCCGCAACGGAAGACAATCATCACAAAACTGTTATTGGCTTATTAAACGATGAGTACAGAACTTATGATATTTTTCCAGTTGGACGGCTGGATATTGATACAGAAGGTCTGCTCTTACTTACAAATGATGGAATTTTGTCGCATAATTTACTTTCTCCAAAAAAGCATGTAGATAAAAAATATTATGTAAAAATTGCCAATCCTCTTACTGAAGAGGACATAAAAACGCTTGAAAATGGAATAAAATTAGAAGAAAATTTTATAACCAAAAACGCAAAAGTCAAAATAATTTGTAATAATAGTGAAAACAATGAATATTTGGCATATATAACAATTTCTGAAGGGAAGTTTCATCAGGTAAAGAGAATGTTTAAAGCTGTTAATAATGAAGTTCTTTATTTGAAACGGATGAAAATGGGAAATCTTTTGCTAGATGAAAATTTAAAATTGGGGGAATATCGGGAATTAACAGCAGAAGAATTGGATAGTTTGAAAGTTTAA